One window from the genome of Nicotiana sylvestris chromosome 9, ASM39365v2, whole genome shotgun sequence encodes:
- the LOC138877863 gene encoding uncharacterized protein, with product MAPYEPLYGRRCRSLVGWFEPCEARLLGTDLVQDELDKVKLILERLCTMQSRQKSYADRMVCGVSFMVREKVLVKVSPINGVMRFGKRSKLSPRFIRPFEVLQRIEEVAYKLAFSPSLSSVHPVFHVFMLRKYIGDPSHVLVLNLPFSYVKSFVFS from the coding sequence atggctccatacgagccTTTATATGGGAGGAGGTGTAGGTCTCTGGTAGGATGGTTTGAGCCATGTGAGGCTAGACtcttgggtacagacttggttcaggatgaaTTAGATAAGGTGAAATTGATTCTGGAGCGGCTTTGTACAATgcagtctaggcagaagagttatgcggatagGATGGTATGTGGTGTGTCTTTTATGGTTAGGGAGAAGGTTTTGGTGAAGGTATCACCCATAAacggtgttatgagatttgggaagaggagcaAGTTGAGCCcccggttcattaggccttttgaggtgcttcaaaggatagaggaggtggcttacaagcttgctttttcacccagcttgtcaagtgtgcatccggtatttcatgtttttatgctccggaagtatattggcgatccgtctcatgtcttGGTGTTAAATCTCCCATTTTCAtatgttaaaagtttcgtcttcagttaa
- the LOC138877864 gene encoding uncharacterized protein → MADLIELGMVDFDVIMGMYWLYSCFAKLDCGTRTMRLEFPNGPVVEWKGHNVVPKGRFISYLKAAKMIGKGCIYHLVHVTDTDAEAPSLEYVPIVNEFLDVFLDELPGVPPDREINFGIDVTPGTQPISIPPYRMAPAELKELKEQLKDLLDKGFHFAECVTMGRTGFVCKEERWVVAIVY, encoded by the coding sequence ATGGCCGATCTGATTGAATTGgggatggttgattttgatgtaataatgggaatgtaTTGGCTTTACTCATGTTTTGCCAAGCTTGATTGTGGAACTAGAACTATGAGGCTTGAGTTTCCTAATGGGCCCGTGGTGGAATGGAAGGGGCATAATGTAGTGCCTAAAGGtcggtttatttcctaccttaaggctgCAAAGATGATCgggaaggggtgtatctatcatttagtccATGTTACAGACACCGATGCCGAGGCACCTAGCCTTGAGTATGTACCTATCGTGAATGAATTTCTGGATGTCTTTCTAGATGAGCTCCCTGGGGTTCCTCCAGATAGggagataaactttgggattgatGTGACGCCAGGCACacagcctatatcaattccaccttacagaatggcaccagctgaattgaaagagctaaaggaacaattgaaggatttgctagaCAAAGGGTTTCATTTTGCCGAGTGTGTCACCATGGGGCGTACTGGttttgtttgtaaggaagaaagatgggtcgttgcgattgtgtattga